In Idiomarina sp. PL1-037, a single genomic region encodes these proteins:
- a CDS encoding efflux RND transporter permease subunit: protein MLLSDLSVKRPVFATVLNILLVVFGIVAFTMLPLREYPDIDRPIVSINTDYPGASAEVVETQVTQLVEDRISGIEGIKNISSSSRNGRSSISIEFNLTRDIDAASNDVRERVSRVLDNLPEEADPPEVSKASSDESTIVWYNLRSESMSILELTDYAERYIVDRLSVADGVARVVIGGDRRYAMRVWLDRDAMAARQVTVTDIVSRLREENVELPAGEVESTDREFSVRMARAYLSPEDFKNLVIRQGDDGYLVRLAEVARVELGAEDDKTDFRGNGVNMVGVGVIKQSKGNTLDVVKNVHREMKKIQQTLPETMYLAPSYDSSIFIQGSVDEVYNTLAVAMALVIVVIYLFLGNIRATIVPALTVPVAIIASYMVLFALGFSINLLTLLALVLAIGLVVDDSIVVLENIYRRIEEGEPPILAAYRGAREVGFAVIATTLVLISVFVPLAFLDGNIGKLFTEFALAIAAAVAFSSIAALTLTPMLSSKILSKKERTSKFGQAFDATFNWLEHGYRRVLEKSVKRPMMAIVLVVMSGVVAFGLFSFIPQEFAPPEDRGTFYIQVRSAEGASFESSSRHMDEIEQILLPYIDEGKIDRLIVRAPGWGGSAGIAIVGAVPFDERDWSSFELMEEMRSQLNSVVGVQAFAFMRSGISGGGGRPVEFVLQGNTYERLAEFRDIVIEEASTNPGLQNLDSDYKETLPQLLIQVDEASAADLGVSVQDIGITLQSVLGQRRVTTYLDRGEEYDVMLEGEKADYRSPGAIDNIYVRSRKSDELIPLSNLVTITEQATSARLNRYNRMRSVTIEANLAEGYSLGEALSYLEGVVQEKLPEDVSIDYKGESQLYKESGSSIVFVFGLALVITFLVLAAQFESFIHPLVIMLAVPMAIVGALLALYVAGMSINIYSQIGIVMLIGLAAKNGILIVEFANQLRDSGMEFKEAVLKAAQQRLRPIVMTAFTTLMSAMPLILGSGPGAESRMVIGTVIFAGVAVSAFLTLFVIPALYIALAKNTSSPMAITRKLESLQEEYPDHHS from the coding sequence ATGTTGTTGTCTGACCTTTCTGTAAAACGTCCGGTTTTTGCAACCGTACTGAATATTCTGTTGGTGGTTTTCGGTATTGTGGCTTTTACCATGCTGCCGTTGCGCGAATACCCGGATATTGACCGGCCCATAGTGTCTATTAATACAGACTACCCCGGCGCCTCTGCCGAAGTGGTGGAAACTCAGGTCACACAGCTGGTCGAAGACCGCATTAGCGGTATAGAAGGCATTAAAAACATTAGTTCTAGCAGCCGCAACGGCCGCTCCAGTATTAGCATTGAGTTTAATCTGACCCGCGACATTGATGCTGCCTCAAATGATGTTCGTGAACGAGTGTCCCGGGTACTTGATAACCTGCCTGAAGAAGCCGACCCACCCGAAGTCTCAAAAGCTTCCAGCGATGAAAGCACCATTGTCTGGTATAACCTGCGCAGCGAGAGCATGTCGATTCTGGAGCTGACTGACTATGCGGAGCGGTACATCGTCGATCGTCTGTCAGTTGCCGACGGGGTTGCACGAGTTGTCATTGGTGGCGACCGACGCTATGCGATGCGTGTTTGGCTGGATCGTGATGCCATGGCGGCACGACAGGTGACGGTGACCGATATCGTCAGCCGTTTACGTGAAGAAAATGTTGAGCTTCCGGCGGGAGAAGTCGAGTCAACCGACAGGGAGTTCTCGGTTCGTATGGCACGCGCCTATTTGTCACCGGAAGACTTTAAAAATCTGGTGATAAGACAAGGTGACGATGGCTATTTAGTGCGTCTGGCGGAGGTTGCCCGGGTAGAACTGGGTGCAGAAGACGACAAAACCGACTTCCGTGGAAACGGCGTTAACATGGTTGGTGTCGGTGTCATTAAGCAGTCGAAAGGCAACACTCTGGACGTAGTGAAGAACGTTCACCGGGAAATGAAAAAAATTCAGCAAACATTGCCGGAAACCATGTATCTGGCACCCAGTTACGATTCATCGATATTCATTCAGGGTTCCGTTGATGAGGTTTACAACACGCTGGCCGTGGCGATGGCGCTGGTTATTGTGGTTATTTACCTGTTTTTAGGGAATATAAGGGCAACCATAGTGCCTGCGTTGACGGTACCTGTGGCTATTATTGCTTCCTATATGGTTTTGTTTGCTTTGGGCTTTTCCATCAACTTACTGACCCTGCTGGCGCTGGTACTGGCTATTGGTTTGGTGGTTGATGACTCCATTGTGGTTTTGGAAAACATATACCGCCGCATAGAGGAGGGAGAACCTCCTATCCTGGCCGCTTACCGCGGGGCCCGGGAGGTGGGCTTTGCGGTTATTGCGACGACCCTGGTACTGATTTCGGTATTTGTACCCCTGGCTTTCTTAGACGGGAATATCGGTAAGCTTTTTACTGAGTTTGCTCTTGCCATAGCCGCCGCAGTTGCTTTCTCGAGTATTGCCGCACTGACGTTAACACCAATGCTGAGCTCTAAAATACTCAGTAAAAAGGAACGTACCAGCAAATTCGGCCAGGCTTTTGATGCAACTTTCAATTGGCTGGAACACGGCTATCGACGTGTGCTTGAGAAAAGCGTGAAGCGTCCCATGATGGCGATAGTGCTGGTAGTGATGTCGGGCGTTGTCGCGTTCGGTTTATTCAGCTTTATTCCACAAGAATTCGCGCCACCTGAAGATAGGGGAACTTTCTACATTCAGGTGCGCAGTGCTGAAGGAGCGAGTTTTGAGTCCAGCTCCAGACATATGGACGAAATAGAGCAGATTCTTTTGCCTTACATTGATGAAGGCAAGATTGACCGCTTAATTGTTCGTGCGCCCGGTTGGGGCGGTAGTGCCGGTATTGCCATTGTTGGCGCTGTTCCTTTTGACGAGCGTGACTGGTCAAGTTTTGAGCTTATGGAAGAAATGCGCTCTCAATTGAACTCAGTTGTCGGCGTTCAGGCGTTCGCTTTTATGCGCAGTGGTATTAGCGGCGGAGGCGGCCGACCGGTCGAGTTCGTGCTGCAGGGGAACACCTATGAGCGCTTAGCGGAATTCAGAGACATTGTGATTGAAGAGGCATCGACAAATCCTGGGTTACAAAATCTCGACAGTGATTACAAGGAAACGCTGCCACAGTTACTGATTCAGGTCGATGAAGCGAGTGCTGCCGACCTGGGTGTTTCGGTGCAGGACATCGGTATTACCTTGCAGTCTGTGTTAGGTCAGAGACGAGTAACAACCTACCTTGATCGGGGCGAAGAGTATGACGTGATGCTGGAAGGCGAGAAAGCGGATTACCGTAGTCCCGGCGCTATCGATAATATCTATGTTCGCTCTCGCAAAAGTGATGAATTGATTCCGCTTTCTAACCTCGTAACCATCACTGAGCAGGCAACGTCAGCCCGGCTGAACCGTTACAACCGTATGCGCAGTGTCACCATTGAGGCGAATCTGGCTGAAGGCTATTCACTGGGTGAAGCCTTAAGTTACCTGGAAGGCGTGGTGCAGGAAAAACTGCCGGAAGACGTTTCGATTGATTATAAAGGTGAGTCTCAACTGTACAAAGAGAGTGGCAGTTCAATCGTCTTTGTTTTCGGGTTGGCATTGGTCATTACCTTCCTGGTTCTGGCTGCTCAGTTTGAAAGCTTTATTCACCCCTTGGTCATTATGCTGGCGGTGCCTATGGCGATAGTTGGGGCTTTACTGGCCCTGTATGTAGCCGGAATGAGCATTAATATATACAGTCAGATAGGTATTGTGATGCTTATAGGTCTGGCCGCGAAGAACGGTATTCTCATCGTTGAGTTTGCGAACCAGTTGCGTGACTCTGGTATGGAGTTCAAAGAGGCGGTGCTTAAGGCCGCACAGCAGCGTCTACGGCCTATTGTGATGACAGCCTTCACGACCTTAATGAGCGCCATGCCGTTGATTCTGGGCTCTGGTCCGGGGGCAGAAAGTCGTATGGTTATTGGTACGGTTATTTTTGCCGGAGTTGCCGTGTCAGCGTTTTTGACGTTATTTGTGATTCCTGCTCTGTATATTGCACTAGCGAAAAATACCAGCTCACCAATGGCTATTACACGTAAACTGGAATCTTTACAGGAAGAGTACCCGGACCATCATAGTTGA
- a CDS encoding histone deacetylase family protein: MSIVVFSHSDCLDHIPDEQHPECPARIAAINDQLIRSGMDFVLVRKDASDAPLEAIYRAHTKEHVDFVFAQIPEYDHEWIDPDTLVTAGSKSAALKAAGATINAVDDVLTTYNKQAFCAVRPPGHHATRDKAMGFCLFNNVAIAAYHALETHGLERVAIVDFDVHHGNGTEDIVQNDERILFCSSFQQAFYPFTGEDTSADNIHNVPLPAGCKGPQWQEAVSQQWFQALDDFAPQLILISAGFDGHAEDDMSQFLLKEEDYHWISVKLKEIADKHCDGRIVSTLEGGYNLSALGRSVVAHLKGLL, from the coding sequence ATGTCTATCGTTGTTTTTAGTCACTCAGATTGCCTGGATCATATTCCTGATGAACAACACCCGGAGTGCCCGGCGCGCATAGCGGCCATTAACGATCAACTGATTCGCTCAGGAATGGACTTTGTGCTGGTCAGAAAAGACGCCTCCGACGCGCCTCTGGAGGCTATTTATAGAGCTCACACCAAAGAGCATGTCGACTTTGTTTTCGCGCAAATTCCGGAGTACGACCACGAGTGGATTGATCCGGACACCTTAGTAACCGCAGGCAGTAAAAGCGCCGCCCTGAAGGCTGCCGGAGCCACCATCAACGCGGTGGATGATGTGCTGACCACCTACAATAAACAAGCTTTTTGCGCCGTTCGGCCTCCCGGACACCACGCCACTCGCGATAAAGCGATGGGCTTCTGCCTGTTTAATAATGTTGCTATTGCCGCTTATCATGCTCTGGAAACGCACGGGCTTGAACGCGTTGCCATTGTCGACTTTGACGTACATCACGGTAACGGAACAGAAGACATTGTTCAGAACGATGAACGCATTTTATTTTGTTCTTCTTTTCAGCAGGCGTTCTACCCATTTACCGGGGAGGACACCAGCGCAGACAATATCCACAATGTTCCCTTACCCGCAGGATGCAAAGGCCCACAATGGCAAGAAGCCGTTAGCCAACAGTGGTTTCAGGCGTTAGATGACTTTGCACCACAACTCATACTTATTTCAGCAGGCTTCGATGGTCACGCCGAAGACGATATGTCGCAGTTCTTACTGAAAGAAGAAGACTATCACTGGATAAGCGTTAAGCTGAAAGAAATTGCCGACAAACATTGTGACGGTCGTATCGTATCTACGCTCGAAGGCGGGTATAATCTCAGCGCTTTAGGCCGTAGTGTTGTTGCGCATTTAAAAGGTTTACTCTAA
- the asd gene encoding archaetidylserine decarboxylase (Phosphatidylserine decarboxylase is synthesized as a single chain precursor. Generation of the pyruvoyl active site from a Ser is coupled to cleavage of a Gly-Ser bond between the larger (beta) and smaller (alpha chains). It is an integral membrane protein.) — MAKTDKVKIFFQHVMPKHLISRLMGKFAAARAGWFTQLFIRWFIRQYKIDMSEAIEESPKAYKTFNAFFTRHLKPELRPLEASENELAHPVDGAVSQLGDIEKGRIFQAKGHDYSLQELLGGNEEDAKPFVDGKFATIYLAPKDYHRIHMPCDGVLKKMIYVPGDLYSVNPLTAANVPNLFARNERVVAIFETEVGPMSLVLVGATIVASIGTVWSGTITPPTGGRIQSWSYPTSGHSAIHLKKGEEMGHFKLGSTVVLTFAKDAIEFDDELKPQSVTRMGEVMAEIKESDD; from the coding sequence GTGGCTAAGACCGATAAAGTCAAAATTTTCTTCCAGCATGTCATGCCTAAGCATTTGATTTCCCGCTTAATGGGGAAGTTTGCTGCAGCGCGTGCCGGATGGTTTACTCAGCTGTTTATCCGTTGGTTTATCCGGCAGTATAAAATTGATATGAGTGAAGCCATTGAAGAATCGCCAAAAGCTTATAAAACCTTTAATGCGTTTTTTACCCGCCATTTAAAACCTGAGCTCAGACCCTTAGAAGCCAGCGAAAACGAACTGGCTCATCCGGTCGATGGTGCCGTCAGCCAATTGGGCGACATTGAAAAAGGACGTATTTTTCAGGCCAAAGGCCACGATTATTCGTTACAGGAATTACTGGGAGGCAACGAAGAAGATGCGAAACCTTTCGTTGACGGTAAATTTGCGACCATTTATTTAGCGCCAAAAGACTACCATCGCATTCATATGCCCTGCGACGGCGTGCTGAAAAAAATGATTTATGTACCTGGTGACTTGTACTCCGTTAACCCGTTAACGGCGGCTAATGTCCCTAACCTTTTTGCCCGAAATGAACGCGTAGTTGCCATTTTTGAGACCGAAGTTGGCCCCATGTCATTGGTATTGGTTGGTGCGACAATCGTTGCCAGTATCGGTACTGTATGGTCCGGTACCATAACGCCTCCTACCGGCGGCCGTATTCAAAGCTGGTCATATCCAACCTCGGGACACTCCGCTATACATCTTAAAAAGGGCGAGGAAATGGGGCACTTTAAACTGGGCTCAACCGTTGTGTTGACCTTTGCTAAAGACGCCATTGAGTTTGACGATGAACTTAAACCTCAGTCAGTGACCCGCATGGGTGAGGTGATGGCAGAAATAAAAGAGAGCGACGATTGA
- a CDS encoding GNAT family N-acetyltransferase, producing MTTTKLDWSKILKSGQRIFIGSHAAVPTALIDDLIENAKNLHDIEIVQLMTLSNNKWAGPQYQQLFKVNTFFIGGDTVRTAVNEGRADYTPSFISDIPNLFSNGILPLDAALIMVSPADKYGYHSMGVSVDVVAAAAKSANTVIAQVNPNMPVTYGQSFLHTNQINHFWEHAAPLPELPPPSLENNKIIERIGQYIALLVENGATLQIGVGTICAAALRYLSNHKDLGIHSELITDDVMHLMLKGVINNRKKTFHPNKIVTSFCMGSKALYDFVDHNPHVGFYPSEYVNSPANVARNDKLVAINSAIEVDLTGQIVSDSIGHQFYSGIGGQVDFSRGASLSKGGKPVIALPSTTEDGKVSRIVPFIREGAGVVTTRGHVHYVVTEFGVASLRGKSIRERALELIRVAHPKFRSHLLQEVRKHYWVPNYQQQTPVDVPELGDIGFKKLKINNESFDLRPLYPSDERRLQEFFYSHTKETLQLRYNAVPTNMTREKSCNLVSVDQSKDLALCIVRQKGSAVQIQAVGRYYFIESQNSCEVAFVTREKYQGRGMAGMLLDEMIRIAKERKLDSMQAYVLAANKPMLSVFERGGFKRLPSEEPGEVLLKLELNEDAD from the coding sequence ATGACAACGACAAAATTAGATTGGTCAAAGATACTGAAATCGGGGCAGAGGATCTTTATAGGCTCCCACGCGGCGGTGCCTACGGCTCTTATTGATGACCTGATAGAAAATGCGAAAAACCTGCACGATATTGAAATTGTGCAGTTAATGACGCTGTCCAATAACAAGTGGGCGGGTCCGCAGTATCAGCAACTCTTTAAGGTAAATACCTTTTTTATTGGTGGCGATACGGTACGAACGGCAGTTAACGAAGGACGCGCAGATTACACGCCCAGCTTTATTTCCGATATTCCGAATTTGTTCAGTAACGGAATTCTGCCGCTGGATGCGGCCTTAATTATGGTCAGCCCCGCCGACAAGTACGGCTACCATTCTATGGGCGTGTCGGTTGATGTGGTTGCGGCGGCAGCTAAGTCTGCCAATACAGTAATAGCTCAGGTTAACCCGAATATGCCGGTTACCTATGGTCAGTCATTTTTGCACACGAATCAGATTAACCATTTTTGGGAACACGCGGCGCCACTACCGGAGCTGCCACCGCCAAGCCTGGAAAACAATAAAATCATCGAACGTATAGGCCAGTACATTGCGTTGCTGGTTGAAAATGGCGCGACTCTGCAAATTGGCGTAGGCACTATTTGCGCGGCGGCACTGCGTTACCTGAGCAATCATAAAGATCTTGGCATTCACAGTGAGCTTATCACTGACGATGTCATGCACCTTATGCTCAAAGGGGTTATCAACAACCGTAAAAAAACCTTTCACCCAAACAAAATCGTCACCAGCTTCTGTATGGGTTCTAAAGCGTTGTATGACTTTGTTGATCACAACCCCCACGTTGGCTTTTACCCCAGCGAGTACGTTAACTCGCCAGCCAATGTCGCCCGTAACGACAAACTCGTGGCTATTAACAGCGCCATTGAAGTGGACTTAACCGGACAGATTGTTTCCGACTCCATAGGACATCAGTTTTACAGTGGTATTGGCGGGCAAGTTGACTTCAGTCGTGGCGCGTCTTTAAGTAAAGGTGGTAAGCCTGTAATAGCTCTGCCATCGACTACCGAAGACGGTAAGGTGTCACGGATTGTTCCTTTTATTCGTGAAGGCGCCGGAGTGGTCACCACACGAGGGCACGTGCACTATGTTGTAACCGAATTTGGGGTGGCATCGCTGCGCGGAAAAAGTATCCGCGAACGCGCATTAGAGCTGATTCGGGTTGCCCACCCTAAATTCCGTAGCCACCTGTTGCAGGAAGTACGCAAACATTACTGGGTGCCCAACTACCAGCAACAAACGCCTGTCGATGTGCCTGAACTTGGTGACATCGGTTTTAAGAAACTAAAAATCAATAACGAGTCTTTTGACTTAAGACCGCTGTATCCATCGGATGAACGACGATTGCAGGAGTTTTTCTATTCTCATACCAAAGAAACTCTGCAGCTACGATACAACGCAGTCCCCACCAACATGACCCGGGAAAAATCCTGTAATTTGGTCAGCGTTGATCAGTCCAAAGACCTGGCCCTGTGTATTGTTCGCCAAAAGGGCTCAGCGGTTCAAATTCAGGCCGTAGGACGTTACTACTTCATTGAGTCTCAAAATAGCTGTGAAGTGGCTTTTGTTACCCGTGAGAAGTACCAGGGACGCGGCATGGCGGGGATGTTACTGGATGAAATGATCCGCATTGCCAAAGAGCGCAAACTGGACAGTATGCAGGCCTATGTTCTGGCAGCTAATAAGCCCATGCTCAGCGTGTTCGAGCGCGGAGGCTTTAAGCGCCTACCCAGTGAAGAGCCCGGAGAAGTGCTGCTGAAACTCGAGCTGAACGAGGACGCAGACTAG
- the orn gene encoding oligoribonuclease, producing the protein MTEDNKKQRLIWIDLEMTGLEPDEDHIIEVATIVTDAQLNTLAEGPVIAVHQPQKYLDRMDDWNVKTHTGSGLVERVKQSQHDERKAAAETIEFLKQYIDAGVSPMCGNSICQDRRFLAKHMPELEAFFHYRNLDVSTLKELAKRWNPEVANSFKKSGAHEALADIRESIGELKHYRENFLRL; encoded by the coding sequence ATGACCGAGGACAATAAGAAACAACGCTTAATTTGGATTGACCTTGAAATGACAGGACTGGAGCCTGATGAAGATCACATTATTGAAGTGGCTACTATAGTCACCGATGCCCAGTTAAACACTCTGGCCGAAGGGCCTGTCATTGCGGTTCATCAGCCACAAAAGTACCTGGACAGAATGGATGACTGGAATGTGAAAACGCACACCGGCTCCGGTCTGGTTGAGCGGGTAAAGCAAAGTCAGCACGACGAGCGAAAAGCGGCTGCAGAGACCATTGAGTTTTTAAAGCAGTACATTGATGCCGGCGTATCGCCAATGTGCGGTAATAGTATCTGTCAGGATCGCCGTTTTCTGGCAAAGCATATGCCTGAGCTGGAAGCCTTTTTCCACTACCGGAATTTAGACGTCAGCACGTTAAAAGAGCTGGCTAAACGCTGGAACCCGGAAGTTGCCAATAGCTTTAAAAAGTCAGGAGCGCATGAGGCTTTAGCGGATATTCGGGAGTCTATTGGTGAACTGAAACATTACCGGGAAAACTTTTTACGACTTTAA
- a CDS encoding BCCT family transporter, with product MKPNEMSKAKSVGDKVVLVLTMGFIILFLGLSIWNIELTAASIETGFAWTAKYFGSFFQTLLILTFFIALGIALSRYGKARIGARSTPEISTFRWLSMILCTLLAGGGVFFAAGEPVYHFLVTPPVSPAEAGTQNAIAPALAQSFMHWGFLAWAVLGSLSAIVLSYSHYVKGKPLQPRTLLYPVFGERALKGVFGSVIDSCCVIAVVAGTVGPIGFLATQVSFGLSELFGATDGFALQLVILLCLAAIYMISALTGLHKGIQFLSRMNVFLAIAIAAVIVIFGPTLFLANSYLQGMGQYIGSFFEMATMTTNTAPDWWMKWWTVFFFAWFIGYTPLMAVFVARISQGRTIRQMVLSVAVIAPIATTLWFTLLGGSGIFYQLEGVFDLTEPLTNFQFDVATLTVAQALPGGKLMATAILLLTTIFVATTGDSMSYSIAMVGAGHDEPQPWVRVFWGGAMAVMAAVLLYMGAGQISVLQQFIVITALPVSLVILPTLWTGPQTAKAMYEEQSQGTSD from the coding sequence ATGAAACCAAATGAAATGTCGAAAGCAAAAAGTGTAGGCGATAAAGTCGTACTGGTTCTGACAATGGGGTTTATTATCCTGTTTTTGGGCTTGTCAATTTGGAATATTGAGCTTACGGCAGCTTCCATAGAAACGGGGTTCGCCTGGACGGCCAAATACTTTGGTTCGTTCTTTCAGACTTTGCTAATACTCACATTTTTCATAGCCTTAGGTATTGCGCTTAGTCGTTATGGAAAAGCCAGAATTGGAGCAAGGTCTACACCTGAAATTAGCACTTTCCGCTGGCTTTCAATGATTCTTTGTACCTTGCTTGCAGGCGGCGGTGTTTTTTTCGCGGCGGGAGAGCCTGTCTATCACTTTCTGGTGACTCCACCTGTTAGCCCTGCGGAAGCCGGCACACAAAATGCGATTGCACCAGCTTTGGCCCAAAGCTTTATGCATTGGGGGTTTTTAGCATGGGCGGTTTTAGGATCACTCTCTGCAATTGTGTTGTCCTACTCCCATTATGTTAAAGGCAAACCCTTGCAACCCCGAACCTTGCTTTACCCTGTTTTTGGTGAAAGAGCACTGAAAGGCGTTTTCGGGAGTGTTATAGACTCATGCTGTGTCATTGCCGTTGTTGCAGGCACTGTAGGACCAATTGGCTTTTTAGCGACGCAAGTGAGCTTCGGGCTGAGTGAGCTGTTCGGCGCGACAGATGGCTTTGCGTTGCAGCTTGTTATTCTTTTGTGCCTGGCTGCAATTTACATGATTTCCGCACTTACGGGGCTACACAAGGGAATTCAGTTTCTTAGCCGAATGAACGTATTTCTGGCTATAGCCATAGCTGCTGTTATCGTAATATTCGGACCAACACTATTTTTGGCCAATAGCTACTTGCAGGGAATGGGGCAGTATATTGGTTCATTTTTCGAAATGGCAACAATGACGACGAATACCGCACCCGACTGGTGGATGAAATGGTGGACAGTCTTCTTTTTTGCCTGGTTTATTGGTTACACGCCGTTGATGGCTGTATTTGTGGCGCGAATCTCTCAGGGCCGAACGATTAGACAAATGGTTTTATCAGTAGCGGTTATTGCGCCGATTGCGACAACACTTTGGTTTACCTTGCTCGGTGGTTCAGGCATTTTCTATCAGCTTGAAGGCGTGTTCGACTTAACGGAGCCTTTGACCAACTTTCAGTTTGATGTAGCGACGTTGACCGTGGCACAGGCATTACCTGGCGGTAAGCTAATGGCTACGGCTATTTTGCTGTTAACAACAATATTTGTAGCAACTACTGGTGATTCTATGAGTTACTCTATTGCTATGGTTGGCGCCGGCCATGATGAACCTCAGCCTTGGGTTCGTGTTTTTTGGGGTGGGGCTATGGCGGTTATGGCGGCCGTTTTACTGTATATGGGAGCTGGGCAAATTAGTGTCCTACAGCAGTTTATTGTTATTACGGCATTGCCGGTGTCGTTAGTAATATTGCCCACTTTGTGGACCGGGCCTCAGACTGCGAAAGCTATGTATGAGGAACAGTCCCAGGGAACATCTGACTAA
- a CDS encoding dicarboxylate/amino acid:cation symporter gives MGLVLKLVAGIVAGILIGLYMPEWVSQVLLTFKALFGQLLFFTIPLLILFFITSGIASLPSNSGKMLGKTLGIAYASTVIAGIVAFFAASIVVPWLTTDAQSVSTEAKATIEPFIELSVPPLMEVMSALVLAFIFGLGIASTKAESLKKLSDQGRDIIELLLVKVIIPLLPLYIAGIFAEMAVAGTVFDTLKTFGVILILAVALHWIYITSMYIMAGIKTGRSPLFLIKNMLPAYFTALGTMSSAATIPVTLQSVRKNKVDNDVANFTVPLCATVHLAGSTITIVSCAVAVMVLHSSLAIPGFFTMLPFILMLGIVMLAAPGVPGGAVMSAVGLLGSMLGFGETAVALMIALYMAQDSFGTACNITGDGAIAMFVDSSKKS, from the coding sequence ATGGGATTAGTTCTTAAGCTTGTGGCGGGTATAGTCGCCGGCATTCTCATTGGATTATACATGCCGGAGTGGGTCAGTCAGGTATTGTTGACTTTTAAAGCTCTGTTCGGTCAGCTGTTATTCTTTACCATCCCATTGCTTATTTTGTTCTTCATTACCAGCGGTATTGCCAGCTTACCGAGCAACTCCGGAAAAATGCTGGGGAAAACCTTAGGTATTGCTTATGCCTCTACCGTTATTGCAGGTATTGTTGCGTTTTTTGCTGCCAGCATTGTCGTGCCCTGGCTTACCACCGATGCTCAGAGCGTTTCTACCGAAGCCAAAGCCACTATCGAACCATTTATTGAGCTGTCGGTTCCACCACTAATGGAAGTGATGTCAGCACTGGTTTTAGCCTTTATCTTCGGGCTGGGCATTGCCAGTACCAAAGCAGAAAGTTTGAAAAAGTTGTCGGATCAAGGCCGTGACATTATCGAACTGCTACTGGTTAAAGTTATTATTCCATTACTACCGCTGTATATTGCCGGTATCTTTGCTGAAATGGCTGTTGCAGGTACAGTATTTGACACCCTGAAAACCTTTGGTGTAATACTGATACTCGCCGTTGCCCTGCACTGGATTTACATTACCTCCATGTACATTATGGCGGGTATAAAAACCGGTCGTTCACCACTGTTTTTAATCAAAAATATGCTACCGGCGTATTTTACTGCACTAGGTACTATGTCCAGCGCAGCCACTATTCCGGTTACCCTGCAAAGCGTGCGTAAAAACAAAGTCGATAACGACGTAGCCAACTTTACCGTGCCACTTTGCGCCACCGTTCACTTAGCCGGCTCCACCATTACCATTGTCAGTTGTGCGGTCGCGGTTATGGTACTGCACAGTTCACTGGCCATTCCCGGCTTCTTTACCATGCTGCCGTTTATTTTAATGTTAGGTATTGTCATGTTAGCCGCACCCGGGGTACCTGGCGGTGCCGTTATGTCGGCAGTTGGCCTGTTAGGTTCCATGCTGGGCTTCGGCGAAACCGCAGTTGCCTTAATGATAGCCCTGTATATGGCACAAGACAGCTTTGGTACCGCCTGTAATATTACGGGTGATGGTGCTATCGCTATGTTTGTGGACAGTTCGAAGAAGAGTTAG
- a CDS encoding glycerophosphodiester phosphodiesterase: MILWAHRGASYEAPENTLAAFSRAMDSGVHGIELDVYAIDGERFVFHDRYLERLTATPGRLKDLTAEQIRRLKVFGQQSIPTLREALAHINGHCHVNIELKGDVPTKELLLDVDYALENANFKHEQLLVSSFNHHWLQRLKKRRPEIKIGALSASCPLSYCQFAEELQAFSAHFAVDFVTPELVADGHRRGLQVYVYTVDGQHDIEELHAMAVDGIFTNHPSYAQNVVAGLTTAGNEPILHY; the protein is encoded by the coding sequence TTGATTTTATGGGCTCACCGAGGAGCCAGTTATGAGGCTCCGGAGAATACGCTCGCCGCGTTCTCGCGCGCAATGGACAGCGGAGTGCATGGCATAGAGCTGGATGTTTACGCCATTGACGGTGAGCGTTTTGTCTTTCACGACCGGTATTTAGAACGCCTGACAGCCACCCCGGGCAGATTAAAAGATTTAACCGCAGAGCAAATTCGACGCCTGAAAGTCTTCGGTCAGCAGTCCATACCCACACTGCGTGAAGCTTTAGCTCATATTAACGGACATTGTCATGTCAACATCGAGCTCAAAGGCGACGTACCCACTAAAGAACTCCTGCTGGATGTTGACTACGCCCTGGAGAACGCCAATTTTAAGCACGAGCAATTGCTGGTTTCGTCTTTTAATCATCATTGGCTACAACGTCTTAAAAAGCGTCGTCCTGAAATTAAAATTGGCGCTTTAAGTGCCAGTTGCCCATTGAGCTATTGTCAGTTCGCAGAGGAGCTACAGGCTTTCTCTGCTCACTTTGCTGTCGACTTTGTCACTCCGGAACTGGTGGCAGATGGTCATCGCAGAGGCTTACAAGTTTATGTCTACACTGTGGATGGACAACACGATATTGAAGAACTGCACGCAATGGCCGTCGACGGTATATTTACCAATCACCCAAGTTATGCGCAAAACGTTGTTGCCGGCCTGACCACTGCCGGCAACGAACCTATTCTGCACTACTAG